The DNA region GAAAGACGTCAACCTGCGACTGAAGGCCAAATCGCTGAACCTACAGGCCGAAGATTATGAGACAGGCAAGATCAAAGACGTGGAATCGCTCTACACCGGCAAAAGCTATCTGGAAGATGTGCCCCCCGAAGCCATCGACAAGCTCTTTGTGGATGGTTTTTGCCCACTTCAGGACATCGGGTTGCAAAAGGCTGTGCCCAACCATTATTTCACCCTGAAAAGCCATCGCAATTCGGCCCTGGCATTCTACAATCCTATCACCGACAGGCTCGAACGCATCGACAAGCAATCCGTGTCGCGCATCTCGCCACGCAATGCCGAGCAGGTGTTTGCCCTTCACGCCCTGCTCAATCCTGAAGTGAAACTGGTTACCATTCAGGGTATTGCAGGCACAGGAAAGACCCTTCTTGCCCTCGCAGCCGCCTGGGAACAAAGGCGCAACTACAAACAGGTTTACCTGGCACGGCCAATCGTACCCCTGAGCAACAAAGATATCGGCTTCCTGCCGGGCGACATCAAATCGAAACTCAACCCCTACATGGAACCGCTTTGGGACAATCTGAAATATATTCAGAACCAGTACGGTGAAGAGGACAAAGAGTATAAACGCATCACCGAAGCCATTGACAAAGAGAAACTTGTGATCACACCCCTGGCCTACATCCGCGGAAGAAGTATCTCGAATGTATTCTTCATTGTGGACGAAGCCCAGAACCTTACGCCCCACGAAGTGAAAACCATCATTACCCGTGCAGGCGAAAACACCAAGAT from Bacteroidota bacterium includes:
- a CDS encoding PhoH family protein; its protein translation is MPVKKPSSPKIFVLDTSVILYNHNAINTFEEHDVAIPITVFEELDNFKKGNDNKNYEAREFIRLMDRISGKTTMKNWRRINGPTKGRFKVLMNEMSKLDARQVFGADKPDHRILNAAIKLAEDNPDRKVILVSKDVNLRLKAKSLNLQAEDYETGKIKDVESLYTGKSYLEDVPPEAIDKLFVDGFCPLQDIGLQKAVPNHYFTLKSHRNSALAFYNPITDRLERIDKQSVSRISPRNAEQVFALHALLNPEVKLVTIQGIAGTGKTLLALAAAWEQRRNYKQVYLARPIVPLSNKDIGFLPGDIKSKLNPYMEPLWDNLKYIQNQYGEEDKEYKRITEAIDKEKLVITPLAYIRGRSISNVFFIVDEAQNLTPHEVKTIITRAGENTKIVFTGDIFQIDTPYLDAHSNGLSYLIDKIKHHSIYAHVRLEKGERSGLANLANDLL